CGATGGTGAAAGCTTTGCCATCGCAGGCCTGCTTCAGGATGATTTCCGCGACAATGCCGGTCAGGTGCCTTGGCTGGGCGATGTGCCGGTTCTCGGTGCCCTTTTCCGCAGCGCCGACTACCAGCGCTCGCAGACAGAACTGGTGATCATCGTATCGGCCCATCTCGTCTCACCCTCCCGGGGCGAGGCACTGGCCCTGCCCACGGATCGCGTGAAACTGCCCTCAGAGAAAGATCTCTTCCTCAATGGCCGCGTCGCCAGAGGCGTGAGTGACAAGGGACCCGTTGGCGAGGTTGCCAAGCAGGATTTCACCGGGTCCTACGGCTATGTGATGGATTGAGCGGGGGAAACGGGCAATGAAACATGTTTTCGCAATCGCCGGGCTGATCGCCGCAACTGCCTGTACCTCGCAGGATGCGGTCTACCGATCCTATTTTGGAGAGGCGGGCGCGCATGTGGATAATGGCCATTTCGGCGAGGCGGTGATGAACAACCACCTCGTGATGACCGGCGAGCGCAGCTATACCTTCGATCTCGCCAATCGCTTTGCCAGCGAGGTGATGAGCACCGTCAACTTCGCCTTCAACTCAGCAGAGCTGGACGCAGGCGCACGCGATACCCTGCGCGAACAGGCCCAGTGGATACGTCAATTCCCCGAAGTGCGCTTTCGCGTCTATGGCCACACCGACGCGGTTGGCTCCGACAGCTATAACAAGAGTCTCGGCATGCGCCGCGCTCAGGCCGTGGTCGCCTTCCTCACCAGCCAGGGCATAAGCCGTGCCCGTCTCGAGGCGGTGGCATCATTTGGCGAAACCCAACCGCTGATCGTGACCCAAGGCCGCGAACGCCGCAACCGGCGCACCGTGACCGAAGTCTCGGGCTTTGTGCAATCGCATCCGATTATCATGGATGGCAAATACGCCGAGGTCGTCTATCGCGAATACGTGAACAGCGCTGTGCCACGCTCGACCTTGCTCAATGTCGAATCGTCCTCTGGCTCCGACGACTCTGGCGGATAACGCGCCAACACCAGTTTCTCCCTGTTCGGCTCTGTCCGGACCACCTCAAACCCGCCCCTTTTGGGCGGGTTTTTTGTCGCTAAAGACCGCACAATTACGATCTTTTGGCCCAAATGTCGCCAATATTCCCGCGCATCTTGCATCCTAGCCAAAGGTTTCCGTCGCATGCGGTGCCGGGCTGGATGGCCGTATTTCCATGTCCAGCCCGCGTATTGGCGATCACCGCCGGGCGACGGCAAGAACAGGACCGAGAGAATGACGAGTAGTGTAGCGAAACAGTCTGATCCCAACCCGATCGTTGCCTGCACCATCAGCCGCGACGTGCAGAACTTTGACCTGCTGATCGAGGATATGGAGGCCGCCTTGGGTGAATCCTGGGGCGATTTGGGCTTTGCCGAGGCGCTGGCCTTTTTCAACCAGCCCGAGGCCAACACTTTGGAATTCGTGGCCGTCGCCATCGACGAGGCCGACGAAGACGATCTCGTCATGCTGGGTGAGATTATCTCGCTGGCCAGCAAAAAAGGCATCAAGGTCATTTTGATCGCCGAGGATGTCAGCCCCGCCGCTCTGCACCAATTGCTGCGTCAGGGTGCCGATGAATTTGTCCCCTACCCCCTGCCCGAGGGCGAGCTTCAGGCCGCTATCGACCGCCTGCGCCACGCGCCCCCGCCCATGCCTCAAAGCCAAAGTGCGGCCCAAACCCATCCTGCCCTCGCCAATCCAACCGCTGGCGATGGCGTGATCCTTGCGGTGCAAGGATTATCGGGCGGGACAGGTGCCACCACCCTTGCAGTCAATCTCGCATGGGAACTGGCCAATGTCGAAAAAGCCAGCCCGCCGCGCGTGTGCCTTCTGGATTTCGGCCTGCAGTTCGGATCGGTCGCGACATATCTCGATCTTCCGCGCCGCGATGTCGTATTCGAAATGTGGTCCGATACCGAGGCCCTCGATGATGACATCTTCCGGCAGGCGCTTGTCGCCTTTGAGGATAAACTCTGGGTGCTGACCGCCCCCGCCGATGTGCTTCCGCTTGATATGATTTCTTCCGAGGATGTGAACAAACTTCTCAGCCTCGCGCGCAAACACTTCGATTACGTCGTGATCGACATGCCCGGATCGCTGGTCCAGTGGACAGAAGCGGTTTTGCACGCCTCACAAATCTATTTTGCGACGCTCGAGCTTGACATGCGCTCCGCCCAGAACGCCTTGCGGATCAAACGGGCCATGCAGTCCGAGGATCTGCCCGTGGACAAGCTGCGCTATTGCCTCAACCGCTCGCCAAAATTCACAGATTTGAACGGCAAGAGCCGCGTCAAACGCATGGCCGAAAGCCTGGAAATCCGGATCGAACTGCTTTTGCCGGATGGCGGGCGTGCCGTCTGCCAAAGCTCGGATCACGGTCTACCGCTGGCCTCCAGTGCCGCCAAGAACCCGCTGCGCCGCGAAATCGCCAAATTGGCCAGCTCCTTGCATGCTCTTGGCAAGAGCGACGCCGAAGCCGCCTAACCAAAGGTAGGACCAGATGTTCTCTCGATACAAGAAATCGCCCAGTGACCGGGCCGCCCCCAAGGCCTCCACCGCACCCGCACCGGCCCCCCGGACCGCGCCGGTCGATGCCGCAGCCCTACCGTCCTTCCGCAAACCCTTGCCCAAGGTCGCAGCGGTGGCCGTCGGCGTGGACAAAGAGCGCAAGCGCAAAGATCGGATCAGCGAGATCAAGATCGAATTGCACCGCGCGATGCTTGACCACCTCAATCTCGCCGCACTCGACTCGGCCACAGAATCCGATCTGCGCAGCGAAATCAGCTCTATCGCCGGCGAAATTCTCGAAGAAAAGGGCATCGTCCTCAACCGCGAAGACCGCATGCAGCTCACGCAAGAGCTTTATGACGAGGTCAAGGGCCTCGGGCCTCTTGAAACCCTGCTCAAGGATGACACGGTCAACGACATTCTCGTCAACGGCCCGCACCAGATCTTTATCGAACGCGCGGGCAAGCTCGAACTCAGCGACGTCACCTTCAAGGATGAAAAGCATCTGCTGCGCATCATCGACAAGATCGTGTCGGCGGTGGGTCGGCGCGTGGACGAATCCAACCCCTATGTTGACGCCCGCCTTGCCGATGGCTCGCGCTTTAACGCGATGGTGCCCCCCGTTGCGGTGGATGGCAGCCTTGTGTCCATCCGGAAATTCAAAAAGGACAAGCTGGGGATCGACGATCTGGTGAAATTCGGGGCCTTTTCCGAGGAAATGGCCGCCTATCTCCAGGCCGCCGTCGCCACCCGCCTCAACGTCATCGTCTCCGGCGGTACCGGCTCTGGTAAAACCACCACGCTCAACGCGCTGTCCTCTTTCATCGCCAATGATGAACGCATCCTCACAATCGAGGACACCGCCGAATTGCAACTGCAACAGATCCACGTCGGCCGAATGGAAAGCCGCCCGCCCAACGTCGAAGGCAAGGGCGAGGTATCCCCCCGCGACTGTCTCAAGAACGCGCTGCGGATGCGCCCCGACCGGATCATCGTGGGCGAAACCCGCGGTGAAGAGGTGATCGACATGTTGCAGGCCATGAACACCGGCCATGACGGGTCGATGACCACAATCCACGCCAACAATCCGCGCGACGGCATCAGCCGTCTGGAAAACATGGTCGCCATGGCTGGGCTCGAAATGCCGCTCAAGGCGGTGCGCAGCCAGATCGCCAGCGCCGTCAACCTCATCGTTCAGGCCAGCCGCCTTCAGGACGGCTCGCGCCGGATGACCTCGATCACCGAGATCACCGGCATGGAGGGCGATGTCATCTCGATGCAGGAAATCTTCCGCTTTCAGCGCGTGGGCCTGACCCCCGACAACAAGATCATCGGCCATTTTACCGCCACTGGCGTGCGCTCACACTATTCAGAACGCTTCCGGCTCTGGGGCTATGATCTGCCCTCCCATATCTACGAACCCATCGCAGCGGAGTAACGCAGATGACCCTCAGTGCCGAACCCATCATCTATGCGTTGATCTTCGTTGGCGTCCTCGTTCTGGTCGAGGGGATCTATCTCACCGTCTTTGGCCGCTCGATCAGCCTCAACAACCGGGTCAACCGGCGGCTCGAAATGCTCGACAAATCGGGCAACCGCGAAGAGGTGATGGAAAAGCTGCGCAAGGAAATGCAGCAGCATCTCAAGGCGCGCAGGCTCCCGCTCTATGCGATCCTCTCGGACAAGGCCCAAAAGGCCGCCATCGCCTTTACCCCCCGCCAACTGATCCTTCTCATGGTCGGTCTCAGCGTTCTGGCCTTCATCGGCCTGTCGGTCGCCACGGATACCGCGGCCCCGGTGCGCGCGATTGCCTCTGTGGGCATTGGCGTGGGCGGCATCTTTACCTGGATCAGCATGAAAGCATCCAAACGTATGGCGCTGCTCGAGGAACAATTGCCCGACGCCATCGAACTCATGGTGCGATCCTTGCGGGTCGGCCATCCGTTTTCATCGGCCATCGGCATCGTCGCCACCGAGGTGGGCGATCCGCTCGCCACCGAATTCGGCATCATCGCGGACGAGGCCGCCTATGGTCGCGACATGGGCGAGGCGCTCAAGGAAATGGCCGAACGGCTCGATATGCAGGATTTGCGCTTTCTCGCCGTGGCCGTGACCATTCAGCAACAATCAGGCGGCAACCTGGCCGAGATCCTCGCCGGTCTGGCCCAGGTGATCCGCGCCCGCTTTCGCCTCTTCCGCCGGGTCAAGGCCATCACCGCCGAGGCAAAATGGTCCGGCAAATTCCTCTCCGCCTTTCCGTTGCTCGCGCTGGTCGGCATTCAGCTGCTCAAGCCCGATTACTACGACGAGGCGATGGAGCATCCCTTCTTTATCCCCGCTGTTCTGGTCGTCGGCGTTTTTCTGGTCTTGAACCTGATCGTGATGCGCGCCCTCGTAAGCATCAAGGTCTGAGGAACGTATCATGCAAATTCTCTCAGTTCTCAACGATGTCCTGACCGGCGCGCTTGGTCCCTTTGGCCCTCTCATCGCCGTGGGTGGTCTGGGTGTGATGCTCATCCTGCTCACGATCCCCCTGATGTTGCGGCAAAAGCAGGACCCCCTCGAAAAACTCAAACAAGAGAACCAGCGCAGTTCCACTTCGGTCGGCACCAAGACCAGCTTGCGCGCCGGCGTACAGAACAAGAAACTCGACCGCTACGCGACCTTCCTGGAACCGCAGGATGCCAAGCAACTCAGCCAGATCCGCCTCAAGCTGATGCAGGCAGGCTATCGGCATCGCGATGCGGTGCGCTATTTCCACTTCGCGCAATTCGCGCTCGGGGTTGGCCTGCTGATCCTTGGGGTGATCTATTATGTCCTGGTCAAATCGGGCACCGAGACCAGCACGCAAGAGACGTTGATGTATATCCTCGGGCCTGCCGGTATCGGCTACATGATGCCCAAATATTGGGTCACCAAACGCCAGCAGAAACGCCAAGAGGAAATTCAGGACGGCTTCCCGGACAGTCTCGACATGATGCTCGTGTGCATCGAGGCCGGTCAATCCATGGACCAATCCATCATCCGCGTCGCCAGCGAAATGCGCGCCTCCTACCCCGCGCTTGCCGACGAATTCGAAATCGTCGCCCTTCAGATCAAGGCTGGCCGCGACAAGCCGTCAGTGCTGGGCGAAATGGCCGAACGCTGCGGCGTTCAGGATATTTCCAGCTTTGTGACCGTTCTGGTTCAGTCGCAAACCTTCGGCACCTCGATCGGCGAGGCGCTGCGCGTCTATGCTGGCGAAATGCGTGACAAACGCGTCATGCGCGCCGAGGAAAAAGCCAACAAGCTGCCAACCAAGATGACATTGGCCACGATGATGCTTACAGTGCCGCCATTGCTGATCATTCTGGTCGGGCCGTCAGTTCTGGGTATCATGGACCTGCTGGCAATGAGCAAATAACAGAGCGGAGCGACATGATAGGGCGGGCGGTGGTATTTCTGGTGGGCACACTCGCTCTGGCAGGTTGCCTGACACCCCCAAAACATGATGGGCCTTTCGCCCCCGGCGTGGCCCCCGGCGGACAGGCCGTAGATGGGCTTCTGGTTGGGCATCGCCTGATGGATGCGGGCGAATACGAACTTGCGCACAAGGCCTATACCCGCGCCGCCGTCACCCAAGGCCTGACCGCCGATGTGCTGGCAGGCTTGGGCAGCGCCAATCTTGCCCTTGGGCGCCTTGGCACCGCCGAACGCCTTCTGCGCGAAGCCATCGAAAAGACCGACGCCACCCCCGAAACCTGGAACAACCTCGGGGTCGTGCTGGTCGAACAGGGCGAGTATCCCGAGGCAGAACAAATGCTGCGCCGCGCCTACGCCCTCGACAATGGCGAAAGTGACGCAATCCGCGACAATTTGCGCTTAGCACTCGCAAAATCGGAAAATTCCGATTATGGTGAACCGGAAGAGCAAGATTATAAACTGGTACGGCGGGGCAGTGGCGATTTTCTGGTCCGCAAGATACCATGACGAGGCCGAGGCAGTAAAAGGACGCACAAATGCGCCACCCTATTCTTGTTTCCCTGTGCGTGGCAGGGGCGTTTGCCCTGTCCGCCTGTGAGCAGTCCAGCGGGAATGACGTAGACCGCGCTTTCCAAGACATCAATGTCGTGGACGAAACCAACCTTAATGACGTGATGCTAACCGCCAGCGACCCGAACGAGGCGGTTGCCTATTTCCAGCGCTCCGTGGGCGAAAAGCCAGATCGTATCGACCTGTTGCGCGGCTTGGGCCAATCTCTCGTGCGCGCCAAACGCAACACCGAGGCCGTCTCGATCTGGACCCGCGTCACCGAACACAAGGACGCCACGGATGAGGACCGCGTCGATCTGGCCGATGCCCTGATCCGCAACAACGAATGGGACCGCGCCAAGACGGCGCTGGACAGCATTCCGCCCACTCATGAAACCTTCAAACGCTACCGGCTCGAGGCGATGGTCGCCGACAGCAAGCAAAACTGGACCAAGGCCGACAGTTTCTATGAAATCGCCGTTGGCCTCACGACCCAACCCGCCAGCGTGATGAACAACTGGGGCTATTCCAAGCTGACGCGCGGCGATTACCCCGGAGCAGAGCGGCTCTTTACTGATGCCGTGCGCCAAGACCCGGCACTCTTCACCGCCAAGAACAACCTCGTTCTGGCCCGCGGCGCACAGCGCAATTACTCCTTGCCCGTGCTTCCGGTCAGCCAGACCGAGCGCGCGCAATTGCTCTATACGCTTGGCCTGTCGGCCATCAAACAGGGCGATACCGCGATTGGCGAAGGGCTCTTGCGCGATGCCGTCGAAACCCATCCGCAGCATTTCGAGGATGCCGTGCGCTCACTGCGCGCGCTCGAAACCAAGGTCGCAGGCTAGGACCACCCGATGTCGCTCGAAATCACCGCGCAATCGGCCCTCTGGTTCCTGCCTTTCGTCCTGCCGGTCTGCATTTGGGTCGCACTCAGCGATCTGCGCCGGATGAAAATCCCCAACACCGCCGTTCTGACGCTGGTGGGGATTTTCCTCGTGATCGGGCTGATGACCCTGCCGCTCGTGGATTATGCGTGGCGGCTCTCGCATCTGGCGGTCATGCTGGTGGCGGGCATCGCGATGAACGCTGTCCGTCTGATGGGCGCGGGGGATGCCAAATTCATCGCTGCGGCCGCCCCTTTTGCGGCACTTGGCGATGCCGCGACCCTCGCCTTTATCTTTGCCGCCACCCTGCTCGGGGCTTTTGTGACACATCGGGTGATCATGTATAGCCCCCTGCGCCGACTTGCCCCCGACTGGCAGAGCTGGCACGCGGGCAAAAAGTTCCCCATGGGCTTTGCCTTGGGCGGCACGCTTGCGATCTATCTGGGTCTGGGCGCGCTCTATGGGGCCTAAAGCATTCGCAGAAAACGTTGCGTGACTTTTTCGGTTCTAGATTGCGCGCGATCAAAGGGTCAAAGCGCCCCAGAGCTGCCCGACACTCTCCACAATTTCTGCACCTTTTGATGCGACGGTGACGGCAACGCAGTCCGACCCAGCACAGGCAGACCAGATGAACATGCAGGCCAGCACCGGCGTTCAGCCGCCCCCGCCCCCGTCTCGGCTAGAAGAAATGCGGTTGCCGGTCGTGATGATGCGGGACATCCTGCTCAAGACCATGTTCCGCAAGAACCTCGATCTCGCCATCGACATCGCCGAGGCGATTTGCCTGCCGCGTGCGGTCACGCAAGAGCTGATCGACATGGCCCGCGTGCAAAAGCTGATCGAGGCAACCGGCACGCTCAACGCCAATTCCAGCGGCGAAATGGGCTATCAACTGACCGACGCGGGCAAATCCCGCGCCCTCGACGCGCTCAGCCAATCGGAATATTTCGGGGCTATGCCGGTGCCGCTCTCGGTCTACCGCGAACAGGTCAAACGCCAGTCGATCCGCAATATTCAGGTCACGCGCGAACAACTGACCAATGCCATGGGCCACCTGATCCTGCCCAAGGCTCTGCTTGATCACCTTGGCCCCGCCGTCAGCGCTGGCCGTTCGATCCTGATGTATGGCCCGCCCGGCAACGGCAAATCCTCGATCTCGAACGGCATCCGCGATGCCATGGGAGACAAGATTTACGTGCCCCGCGCCATCGAGTATTCCGGGCAGGTCATCACCGTCTACGATCCCATCGTCCATTCCAAGGCCGAGGTCGAGATTGACGATCCCGGCAGCCTGCGCCGCAAACGCACCTTCGACACCCGCTATGTCCGCTGCGAACGCCCGACCGTGATCACCGGCGGCGAACTCAGCCTGTCGATGCTCGATCTCGTCTACAACCCCACGGCGCGCACCTATCAGGCGCCGCTGCAACTCAAATCCACCGGCGGCATCTTCATCGTCGACGACCTTGGCCGTCAGGCCGAACCGCCACAGGCCCTCGTCAACCGCTGGATCGTGCCCTTGGAAGAGGCCAAGGATATTCTCGCCCTGCAATCCGGCGAGAAATTCGAGGTTCCGTTTGATACGCTGGTGATCTTCTCGACCAACTTCCACCCCAACTCGATCTTCGACAAGGCCGCGTTGCGCCGGATTTTCTACAAGATCAAGATCGACGGCCCCTGCCAATCCGACTTCCTCAAGATTTTCGCCATGGTCGCCCGCAAGAAAGGCATGCCGCTGGACGAAGCCGCGCTGATCTACCTGATCAAGGAAAAATACCCCACGATCGACAATGTCTATGCCAATTATCAGCCGGTCTTTCTGATCGACCAGATGATCTCGATCTGCAATTTCGAAGGCATCCCCTATCAGATGACCCCCGAACTCATCGAACGCGCCTGGGCCAATATGTTCGTGCGCGAGGAAGAGATTTTGCACTAGGGCGTGTTGCGCTCCATCGAAACACACCCATCCCGGGCCTGACCCGGGACCTCGCCAAGTCAGCGTGAAGGCCCCTGTTCGGGAGCCGGGGCGATGAGAACCTGATCATACGCGAC
The nucleotide sequence above comes from Roseovarius mucosus. Encoded proteins:
- a CDS encoding OmpA family protein, with the translated sequence MKHVFAIAGLIAATACTSQDAVYRSYFGEAGAHVDNGHFGEAVMNNHLVMTGERSYTFDLANRFASEVMSTVNFAFNSAELDAGARDTLREQAQWIRQFPEVRFRVYGHTDAVGSDSYNKSLGMRRAQAVVAFLTSQGISRARLEAVASFGETQPLIVTQGRERRNRRTVTEVSGFVQSHPIIMDGKYAEVVYREYVNSAVPRSTLLNVESSSGSDDSGG
- a CDS encoding AAA family ATPase, coding for MTSSVAKQSDPNPIVACTISRDVQNFDLLIEDMEAALGESWGDLGFAEALAFFNQPEANTLEFVAVAIDEADEDDLVMLGEIISLASKKGIKVILIAEDVSPAALHQLLRQGADEFVPYPLPEGELQAAIDRLRHAPPPMPQSQSAAQTHPALANPTAGDGVILAVQGLSGGTGATTLAVNLAWELANVEKASPPRVCLLDFGLQFGSVATYLDLPRRDVVFEMWSDTEALDDDIFRQALVAFEDKLWVLTAPADVLPLDMISSEDVNKLLSLARKHFDYVVIDMPGSLVQWTEAVLHASQIYFATLELDMRSAQNALRIKRAMQSEDLPVDKLRYCLNRSPKFTDLNGKSRVKRMAESLEIRIELLLPDGGRAVCQSSDHGLPLASSAAKNPLRREIAKLASSLHALGKSDAEAA
- a CDS encoding CpaF family protein — protein: MFSRYKKSPSDRAAPKASTAPAPAPRTAPVDAAALPSFRKPLPKVAAVAVGVDKERKRKDRISEIKIELHRAMLDHLNLAALDSATESDLRSEISSIAGEILEEKGIVLNREDRMQLTQELYDEVKGLGPLETLLKDDTVNDILVNGPHQIFIERAGKLELSDVTFKDEKHLLRIIDKIVSAVGRRVDESNPYVDARLADGSRFNAMVPPVAVDGSLVSIRKFKKDKLGIDDLVKFGAFSEEMAAYLQAAVATRLNVIVSGGTGSGKTTTLNALSSFIANDERILTIEDTAELQLQQIHVGRMESRPPNVEGKGEVSPRDCLKNALRMRPDRIIVGETRGEEVIDMLQAMNTGHDGSMTTIHANNPRDGISRLENMVAMAGLEMPLKAVRSQIASAVNLIVQASRLQDGSRRMTSITEITGMEGDVISMQEIFRFQRVGLTPDNKIIGHFTATGVRSHYSERFRLWGYDLPSHIYEPIAAE
- a CDS encoding type II secretion system F family protein, which gives rise to MTLSAEPIIYALIFVGVLVLVEGIYLTVFGRSISLNNRVNRRLEMLDKSGNREEVMEKLRKEMQQHLKARRLPLYAILSDKAQKAAIAFTPRQLILLMVGLSVLAFIGLSVATDTAAPVRAIASVGIGVGGIFTWISMKASKRMALLEEQLPDAIELMVRSLRVGHPFSSAIGIVATEVGDPLATEFGIIADEAAYGRDMGEALKEMAERLDMQDLRFLAVAVTIQQQSGGNLAEILAGLAQVIRARFRLFRRVKAITAEAKWSGKFLSAFPLLALVGIQLLKPDYYDEAMEHPFFIPAVLVVGVFLVLNLIVMRALVSIKV
- a CDS encoding type II secretion system F family protein, with product MQILSVLNDVLTGALGPFGPLIAVGGLGVMLILLTIPLMLRQKQDPLEKLKQENQRSSTSVGTKTSLRAGVQNKKLDRYATFLEPQDAKQLSQIRLKLMQAGYRHRDAVRYFHFAQFALGVGLLILGVIYYVLVKSGTETSTQETLMYILGPAGIGYMMPKYWVTKRQQKRQEEIQDGFPDSLDMMLVCIEAGQSMDQSIIRVASEMRASYPALADEFEIVALQIKAGRDKPSVLGEMAERCGVQDISSFVTVLVQSQTFGTSIGEALRVYAGEMRDKRVMRAEEKANKLPTKMTLATMMLTVPPLLIILVGPSVLGIMDLLAMSK
- a CDS encoding tetratricopeptide repeat protein, whose protein sequence is MIGRAVVFLVGTLALAGCLTPPKHDGPFAPGVAPGGQAVDGLLVGHRLMDAGEYELAHKAYTRAAVTQGLTADVLAGLGSANLALGRLGTAERLLREAIEKTDATPETWNNLGVVLVEQGEYPEAEQMLRRAYALDNGESDAIRDNLRLALAKSENSDYGEPEEQDYKLVRRGSGDFLVRKIP
- a CDS encoding tetratricopeptide repeat protein, with translation MRHPILVSLCVAGAFALSACEQSSGNDVDRAFQDINVVDETNLNDVMLTASDPNEAVAYFQRSVGEKPDRIDLLRGLGQSLVRAKRNTEAVSIWTRVTEHKDATDEDRVDLADALIRNNEWDRAKTALDSIPPTHETFKRYRLEAMVADSKQNWTKADSFYEIAVGLTTQPASVMNNWGYSKLTRGDYPGAERLFTDAVRQDPALFTAKNNLVLARGAQRNYSLPVLPVSQTERAQLLYTLGLSAIKQGDTAIGEGLLRDAVETHPQHFEDAVRSLRALETKVAG
- a CDS encoding prepilin peptidase, with product MSLEITAQSALWFLPFVLPVCIWVALSDLRRMKIPNTAVLTLVGIFLVIGLMTLPLVDYAWRLSHLAVMLVAGIAMNAVRLMGAGDAKFIAAAAPFAALGDAATLAFIFAATLLGAFVTHRVIMYSPLRRLAPDWQSWHAGKKFPMGFALGGTLAIYLGLGALYGA
- a CDS encoding ATPase — protein: MNMQASTGVQPPPPPSRLEEMRLPVVMMRDILLKTMFRKNLDLAIDIAEAICLPRAVTQELIDMARVQKLIEATGTLNANSSGEMGYQLTDAGKSRALDALSQSEYFGAMPVPLSVYREQVKRQSIRNIQVTREQLTNAMGHLILPKALLDHLGPAVSAGRSILMYGPPGNGKSSISNGIRDAMGDKIYVPRAIEYSGQVITVYDPIVHSKAEVEIDDPGSLRRKRTFDTRYVRCERPTVITGGELSLSMLDLVYNPTARTYQAPLQLKSTGGIFIVDDLGRQAEPPQALVNRWIVPLEEAKDILALQSGEKFEVPFDTLVIFSTNFHPNSIFDKAALRRIFYKIKIDGPCQSDFLKIFAMVARKKGMPLDEAALIYLIKEKYPTIDNVYANYQPVFLIDQMISICNFEGIPYQMTPELIERAWANMFVREEEILH